The following proteins are encoded in a genomic region of Coffea eugenioides isolate CCC68of chromosome 6, Ceug_1.0, whole genome shotgun sequence:
- the LOC113774363 gene encoding F-box protein At5g07610-like — translation MVNSVTNKRIKEPASHSENRKDKKKETKPANKALPINAITTTSSASYSSCSSVESSMAEAAAAGGSLVGNNEDLLWQIFPYLSPKSLLRFQCVSRQWLSIISDPAFRILHARTYPATTSSSSATTGLILHVRLPWLETYSFNFISFHEDYKNSMHHIISNFSDFSKGKIWNFDSCNGLCAMRLSILKSQCRHDQVVVYNPSTRQHRVIPLEIKDGYIEGMNIVFDPLKSDHFKLVLVRRVEDYWYGLDKYIYHVYASQTGVWRRSEGTKIGWDGAYFEKGVVWNGDLHWMTHLGHTLCFDLDNATLRQNMPPLLERPEHARTHILFFGVSGENLCVIGDKKLGTLDLDVYELERDYSKWNVKYYCLCSLGALYPSLMDERWQILCMPVDKEDKSATLVICLDEKIIYYDTKNMTVTDVKQADNQGCRRPLGVSAYNWTEAYQHMETLACL, via the coding sequence ATGGTGAATAGTGTCACAAATAAACGCATCAAAGAGCCGGCCTCTCACTCTGAAAATCGGAAggacaagaaaaaggaaaccaaACCAGCAAACAAAGCACTACCGATCAACGCTATTACCACCACCTCCTCTGCCTCGTATTCTTCCTGCTCCTCCGTGGAATCATCAATGGCagaagcagcagcagcaggaGGTTCGCTTGTGGGCAACAACGAAGATCTCTTATGGCAAATTTTCCCTTACTTGTCTCCGAAGTCACTCCTTCGCTTCCAATGCGTTTCTAGGCAATGGCTCTCGATAATATCCGACCCCGCTTTCCGCATCCTCCACGCTCGGACATATCCCGCCACCACTTCCTCCTCTTCCGCCACTACCGGCCTGATTTTGCACGTTAGATTGCCATGGCTCGAAACATACTCGTTCAATTTCATCTCTTTCCATGAAGACTATAAAAACTCAATGCATCACATCATATCTAACTTCAGTGACTTCTCGAAAGgtaaaatctggaattttgatTCATGCAATGGGTTATGTGCTATGAGGTTAAGTATCTTGAAATCACAATGCCGCCACGATCAAGTTGTCGTGTATAACCCTTCCACTCGTCAGCATAGGGTTATTCCTCTAGAAATAAAAGATGGATATATTGAAGGTATGAACATAGTGTTTGATCCTTTGAAATCCGATCACTTCAAATTGGTCTTGGTAAGGCGTGTAGAAGATTATTGGTATGGTCTAGATAAATATATATACCATGTGTATGCATCCCAAACTGGGGTTTGGCGGCGAAGTGAAGGCACTAAGATCGGATGGGACGGTGCATATTTTGAGAAGGGAGTGGTATGGAATGGAGATCTTCATTGGATGACTCATCTGGGGCATACTTTATGCTTTGATCTGGACAATGCGACCCTTCGGCAAAACATGCCTCCTCTCCTTGAAAGACCAGAGCACGCCAGGACGCATATCTTGTTTTTTGGGGTATCAGGAGAGAATTTATGTGTAATCGGGGATAAGAAGCTTGGAACATTGGATCTTGATGTTTATGAATTGGAGAGGGACTATTCTAAGTGGAACGTGAAGTATTATTGTCTTTGTTCTCTCGGTGCTTTGTATCCTTCTCTAATGGACGAAAGGTGGCAAATACTTTGTATGCCTGTGGACAAGGAAGACAAAAGTGCAACACTCGTTATATGCCTAGATGAAAAAATCATCTATTATGATACTAAAAATATGACTGTGACTGATGTAAAGCAGGCCGATAATCAAGGTTGCCGCCGGCCACTCGGTGTGTCAGCATACAATTGGACGGAGGCCTACCAACATATGGAGACGTTGGCCTGCCTTTAA